In Trueperella pecoris, the DNA window CCATTCGATCTCCGCAGCCATGTCCCGGACAGAAACCTTATCCACGCCCATTCCAAGCCGGGCCGCGGCGCTGGCAACCAGGTTGACCTTAGATTCTTTAATCTCCGGCACGCGCCCGCCGATCGCATTCGGCCAGAAATAACGCAACTGACTCAGCGCCGCCGAGTGGAAGGTGCGGGCCTGGACCGAGGGCACGCCTAGGTCACGAAGCCGCGAGCGCATCTCGCTCGCTGCACGGTGAGTAAAGGTTACTGCGAGGATGTTCTGGGCCTTGTGTTGGCCCGAGCGCACGGCGTAGGCGATGCGATACGTGATTGCGCGCGTCTTGCCGGTGCCCGCACCGGCAAGAACCGCCATCGGCCCGTTGACGTTGACGGCCACCTCCCGTTGCCGCGGATCCAGGTTTTCGAGCATGTCCTCTATATTGTTCACTTTCCGCCTTCCTCCAAGGGCCCGCCATACCAGTCTTCCATGAGGGCCCGCGCCAACGACGTCGGCCCTGGCATACTCTGCGGATCAGCCGCAAACATCTGGCGCACCTGTCCACGGGTGAAGAAACCCGCCTGAGCAATCTCAACGCCATCCGGCACAGCGCTTGGCTCCAGTTCGACCGTCCATCCGCGAAGGCCCACCATGAGGGAACGCGGATAGGGCCACGGTTGGGAAGCGACGTATTCCAGCCTGCCGACCCGCACTCCGGCTTCTTCCCACACTTCGCGACGCACCGCGTCCTCCACGCTCTCCCCCGCTTCCACGAAGCCCGCGAGCGTGGAGAAGCGCCCGTCGCGCCAGCGCCGGTTACGGCCCAGGAGGATTCGCCCGTGGCCGTCTCGTATGGCCATGATGACGGCGGGATCTATCCGAGGAAAGGTTGCATGACCCTCTTCGCATTCCATGTGCCAGCCCGCTTCACGCAGGCGGGTGGGTTTGCCGCACATGGAGCAGAACTTCGTGCACACCTGCCAGTTAGCCAGAGCGAGGGCCTCCATCGCGAGCGCCGCTTCGATGTCGGAAAGAAGGTGGCCGACCTCGCGTAACGGAGCGAAGCCCAAGCTCGCGATGGAGGGTGCGTTTCGTGACGTGCCGGCATTTCCCATCAGATAGCGCACGCCCTCGAATGTACCGAGATAGGAGGCGATAAGGCCCGTCTGGGTAAACTGCGCTCGGGGCAAAAAGGCAAGTGAGCCTTCGCTGTAGGAGACCGTATCCCCGTCAACGAGCAGGTAGCGCCCGCGATCGTCGTCCAGGATCGCGCGCATGTCGCAACGCGAATGCCCGTCCCTATCGTGAATCTTG includes these proteins:
- the nudC gene encoding NAD(+) diphosphatase is translated as MYGQLSGPRKIHDRDGHSRCDMRAILDDDRGRYLLVDGDTVSYSEGSLAFLPRAQFTQTGLIASYLGTFEGVRYLMGNAGTSRNAPSIASLGFAPLREVGHLLSDIEAALAMEALALANWQVCTKFCSMCGKPTRLREAGWHMECEEGHATFPRIDPAVIMAIRDGHGRILLGRNRRWRDGRFSTLAGFVEAGESVEDAVRREVWEEAGVRVGRLEYVASQPWPYPRSLMVGLRGWTVELEPSAVPDGVEIAQAGFFTRGQVRQMFAADPQSMPGPTSLARALMEDWYGGPLEEGGK